One part of the Hippoglossus hippoglossus isolate fHipHip1 chromosome 11, fHipHip1.pri, whole genome shotgun sequence genome encodes these proteins:
- the topaz1 gene encoding uncharacterized protein topaz1 isoform X4 has product MFPSSSRVKLNRVALKDAAGLQPHFPRRRRVSRSPGKVPAESEKPEASEGTCAKDTAAVHGGDEPAESCSTRRGDPGNASGGTAKETRRRKVMESRRESDGEEFEPEGPDTRGKYHHSWSHTGRPEVRTGTWWIPTLSTTAPLSCVVAKDNNRNTRPSPTGSQGCSRRTVSASHCGLCGDCKYMSPHKKTLVKKEQTSCSPGPELSADEFQINKGNPVTDASKETVIWVDQYAKVTLCDIAQKCDPCSHNCGYVLPDVLKNKVVHCFKHDVTDVQEDPGPRYDLIGAEISRKKRKKLGYSFTKGSMPSTPDSENISCNNTARTLFIDEEKTCSGVSGNSQSGQELTFGSCSTHTSTTKENCVHEKHWVQIDKPRETDAAQMSSELFCPTNKVDADEPDSFTCQRVRVYNRKIKFSCARTYMSWPFSNTSRTLTANTGTAACQAEPIHPSARNNSDSPINQNQSGLLSSQTNDVLPNAPTEPSSDTTHKVSHQNEEREDVGCITAKRNGKRHSHMSSYSSESNNMEFQPHFTDAEESFASLLLDSAPPPTPSQRERAPGTYTALGLSMPANGPETNSSTSTPSPSVLGLSDWETTTTASPTSFQFTCSGLSSPLVTPSSGPPSLFLLEKVKGVESAEAHSARTSPLSSAKRVNSAVKKALFHCEETQMTSCCSSPTSPSFSLHNCASCPSCESFLLLPQDRQEGDKEILTDRSPSKLEHYYNQSPVNQNHPVAFGKGSSSSQNIAMEEWGEIYSNEFLLPPLLSPVTSPRGHLYTSPLPQRQCCSDEEEEMNHDTSKHIKLHGHHMPQIGEGDHQNGRDQHEGHVNEEMEGVSSKCNTVNDDFRDGSQDNTDYEDDVEQGDRSLSEPCSSPSSDDESLPSEREERLSPSEMVGSKRHKTEAEAAGGTDGSLLDEFTAYERDILLINVIHDPELFENLPEESLQKLGPPRVSDAPKTRPTGAVKTLSQRWTPVIVDSHSDCPEITEESNSRPWRPQCNGNLSTTMGQFDANNNVNWSQEWSQPLQTVNPPHNIPAHMSLRNGEGKIHMANSFFSSQRPLITNPANMTEFKRKKSTAYCRQYFSESLSCGFKMCRFHHVPLDGDEKFCVETVMRFINNPTCLQKAGAVFTGYYQKNPPGAFFSMPVFLSLLWCLLKACMVSDILSVLSVGLAHKIAPGHEFLLALFDMVRGKGLMGYLPQLMQLTFKMASRGLVLSLDCLESVKNTPEFQQATRSNSPVSVTANLNVPFPEHLNLAPCIVEIELCTKQQDWRRMGKVFRSICQSSHHPNQVEQISGRIAKALLSESKDKMSLPFATFAETELESRSC; this is encoded by the exons ATGTTCCCGTCCTCCAGCAGAGTGAAACTCAACCGAGTCGCGTTAAAAGACGCTGCCGGCCTCCAGCCGCACTTTCCGCGGCGGAGACGAGTCTCAAGGTCGCCGGGTAAAGTTCCAGCCGAGTCCGAAAAACCAGAAGCTTCTGAGGGAACTTGTGCGAAAGACACCGCCGCCGTCCACGGAGGCGACGAACCCGCGGAGAGCTGCTCAACGCGGCGAGGGGACCCGGGCAACGCGAGTGGAGGAACCGCGAAAGAgacgagaagaagaaaagtgatGGAGTCACgcagagagagtgatggagaagAGTTCGAACCAGAGGGACCCGACACTAGAGGCAAGTATCACCACAGCTGGTCACACACTGGGAGACCCGAGGTGCGAACAGGAACATGGTGGATTCCCACACTGTCAACCACGGCGCCACTTAGCTGTGTTGTCGCTAAAG ACAATAACAGGAATACACGTCCAAGCCCCACTGGTTCACAGGGGTGTTCGAGAAGAACTGTCTCAGCCTCCCACTGTGGTCTCTGTGGGGACTGTAAATACATGTCCCCTCACAAGAAGACACTGGTTAAGAAGGAGCAGACAAGCTGTAGCCCAGGACCAGAGCTGTCTGCAGATGAGTTCCAGATTAATAAAGGAAACCCAGTCACTGATGCCTCTAAGGAGACTGTCATATGGGTGGACCAGTACGCAAAGGTAACACTTTGTGACATAGCCCAAAAATGTGATCCATGCAGTCACAATTGTGGCTATGTGTTACCGGATGTTCTCAAGAACAAGGTTGTGCATTGCTTCAAACATGACGTGACAGATGTTCAGGAGGACCCTGGACCACGTTATGACCTCATTGGAGCAGAGATttccagaaagaaaagaaaaaagcttgGGTATAGCTTTACAAAAGGAAGCATGCCTTCCACCCCTGACTCAGAAAACATTAGTTGCAATAACACAGCAAGAACTCTCTTTATAGACgaagagaaaacatgttctGGGGTGTCTGGTAACAGTCAGTCAGGTCAAGAACTCACATTTGGGAGCTGCAGCACTCACACTTCAACTACGAAAGAAAACTGCGTCCATGAAAAACATTGGGTTCAGATAGACAAACCCAGAGAAACTGACGCAGCACAAATGTCATCAGAACTGTTCTGTCCGACTAACAAGGTGGATGCAGATGAACCAGATTCATTCACCTGCCAGAGAGTGAGGGTCTATAACAGAAAAATTAAATTTTCTTGTGCACGGACATACATGTCTTGGCCCTTCTCTAATACAAGCCGTACCCTTACAGCAAATACTGGCACTGCAGCCTGTCAAGCAGAGCCCATTCATCCATCAGCTAGAAACAACAGTGACTCTCCAATCAATCAAAATCAGTCAGGTTTGCTGAGCAGCCAAACTAATGATGTGCTCCCAAATGCACCTACAGAGCCCTCTTCAGACACAACCCACAAGGTTTCCCATCAaaatgaagaaagagaggatgTAGGGTGCATTACAGCCAAGAGAAATGGGAAAAGACACAGTCATATGTCTTCATACTCTTCAGAGAGCAATAACATGGAGTTTCAACCTCACTTTACGGATGCTGAAGAATCTTTTGCCAGTCTGCTCTTAGATTCGGCCCCACCTCCCACCCCAAGTCAGCGTGAGAGAGCGCCTGGCACTTACACAGCTTTAGGCTTAAGCATGCCAGCTAATGGACCAGAAACCAACAGCTCCACGTCTACCCCATCCCCCTCAGTGTTGGGCCTGAGTGACTGGGAAACAACCACTACTGCGTCTCCCACATCATTTCAGTTCACATGCAGTGGTCTGAGCAGCCCCTTGGTCACACCGTCCTCTGGCCCACCTTCATTGTTCTTACTGGAGAAAGTCAAAGGTGTTGAGTCGGCAGAAGCTCATTCTGCACGCACATCACCGTTGTCCTCAGCCAAACGAGTGAACAGCGCTGTAAAAAAAGCATTGTTCCACTGCGAAGAAACTCAAATGACTTCATGTTGTTCTTCACCTACAtctccatctttttctttgCACAACTGTGCCTCCTGTCCGTCATGTGAATCCTTCCTCCTCCTACCTCAAGATAGGCAAGAGGGTGATAAAGAGATTCTCACAGACAGGAGCCCATCAAAACTGGAGCACTATTATAACCAAAGCCCTGTGAACCAGAACCACCCTGTTGCTTTTGGAAAAGGCAGCTCATCATCACAAAACATTGCCATGGAAGAGTGGGGAGAAATTTACTCAAACGAATTCCTGCTTCCACcacttctctctcctgtcaCTTCACCTCGAGGGCACTTGTATACAAGCCCCCTGCCCCAGAGGCAATGTTGTtcagatgaagaggaagagatgaacCATGACACCAGTAAACACATAAAACTACACGGACATCACATGCCACAGATTGGTGAAGGTGATCATCAAAACGGCAGGGACCAACATGAAGGACACGTAAATGAAGAAATGGAGGGAGTCTCATCAAAATGTAATACTGTGAATGACGATTTCAGAGATGGAAGCCAGGATAACACTGATTACGAAGATGATGTGGAACAGGGTGACAGATCTTTGTCAGAACCCTGCTCTTCTCCCAGCAGCGACGATGAATCCCTTccgtctgaaagagaagaaagattAAGTCCATCTGAAATGGTGGGCAGTAAGAGGCATAAAACTGAAGCAGAAGCAGCTGGTGGTACTGACGGCAGCCTTCTTGATGAGTTCACCGCTTATGAACGTGATATCTTGCTTATCAATGTGATCCACGACCCAGAGCTGTTTGAAAATCTACCTGAGGAAAGTCTGCAAAAGCTGGGCCCTCCAAGAGTCAGTGACGCCCCTAAAACCAGACCTACTGGAGCAGTGAAAACTCTATCACAGAG ATGGACACCAGTTATTGTAGATTCTCACAGCGACTGTCCTGAAATCACAG AGGAAAGTAACAGCAGACCCTGGAGACCTCAATGTAACGGCAACCTTTCCACAACCATG GGTCAGTTTGATGCCAACAATAATGTAAACTGGAGCCAGGAATG GAGCCAGCCCTTGCAGACAGTGAACCCCCCACATAACATCCCTGCACATATGTCCCTAAGAAATGGTGAGGGGAAAATACATATGGcgaacagttttttttcaagtCAAC GGCCATTGATCACAAACCCGGCAAACATGACAGAATTTAAGCGCAAGAAATCTACTGCT TACTGCAGACAGTACTTCAGTGAGTCTCTGTCCTGTGGATTCAAGATGTGTCGATTCCATCATGTGCCTTTGGACGGGGATGAGAAG tTCTGTGTTGAAACTGTGATGCGGTTCATCAACAATCCAACGTGTCTCCAGAAAGCAG GAGCTGTATTTACAGGCTACTACCAGAAAAACCCACCAGGAGCGTTCTTCTCCATGCCAGTGTTTCTGTCACTCCTCTGGTGTCTGCTCAAAGCCTGCATGGTGTCTGATATCCTCTCAGTCCTTAGTGTCGGCTTGGCTCATAAGATAGCG CCTGGCCATGAGTTCCTTCTGGCCCTGTTTGACATGGTGAGAGGGAAGGGTCTCATGGGCTATCTACCTCAACTCATGCAGCTCACATTCAAG ATGGCCAGTAGAGGTCTAGTGCTAAGTTTGGATTGCcttgaaagtgtaaaaaatactCCTGAGTTCCAGCAAGCGACCCGTTCGAACTCTCCTGTTTCAGTGACTGCCAACCTCAA TGTTCCCTTTCCAGAGCACCTGAATCTGGCCCCATGCATTGTGGAAATAGAG cTTTGTACGAAGCAGCAGGACTGGAGGCGGATGGGAAAGGTGTTCAGGTCCATCTGCCAATCCAGCCATCATCCCAACCAAGTGGAGCAAATCAGTGGCCGCATCGCCAAAGCTCTCCTGTCAGAGAGCAAAGACAAGATGTCACTGCCCTTCGCTACCTTTGCTGAGACAG AATTGGAGTCTCGCTCATGTTAA